The Stappia sp. genome window below encodes:
- the hmgA gene encoding homogentisate 1,2-dioxygenase: protein MPGFGNDFETEALPGALPQGQNSPQRAPYGLYAEQLSGSPFTAPRGTNERSWLYRIRPSVKHSGRFSALDLPHWKSAPNVGDHSLALGQLRWDPVPMPDAPTDFLAGMRTVTTAGDVHTQVGMATHVYVANADMGDDFFFNADAELLIVPQVGGLRVFTELGAMEVVPKEICVIPRGMIFRVELMDGTARGYVCENYGAKFTLPDRGPIGANCLANPRDFKTPVAWYEDAEKPCRLIVKWCGTFHATELGASPLDVVAWHGNYAPYKYDLTTYSPVGAILFDHPDPSIFTVLTAPSGEEGTANIDFVIFPERWMVAEHSFRPPWYHRNIMSEFMGLIYGRYDAKEEGFVPGGMSLHNMMLPHGPDAAGFEKASRADLKPEKLSGTMAFMFETRFPQHLTRFAAELDTLQDTYIDCWADLKKRFDGTPEGNWD, encoded by the coding sequence ATGCCGGGCTTCGGCAACGACTTCGAGACGGAAGCGTTGCCCGGCGCCCTGCCGCAGGGACAGAATTCCCCGCAGCGCGCGCCCTACGGGCTCTATGCCGAGCAGCTTTCGGGCTCGCCCTTCACCGCGCCGCGCGGCACCAACGAGCGTTCGTGGCTCTACCGCATCCGCCCGTCGGTGAAGCATTCGGGCCGCTTCTCGGCGCTCGACCTGCCGCACTGGAAGAGCGCGCCCAATGTCGGCGACCATTCGCTGGCGCTCGGGCAATTGCGCTGGGACCCGGTGCCCATGCCCGACGCGCCGACCGACTTCCTGGCCGGGATGCGCACCGTGACCACGGCGGGCGACGTGCACACGCAGGTCGGCATGGCCACCCATGTCTATGTCGCCAACGCGGACATGGGCGACGACTTCTTCTTCAACGCCGACGCCGAGCTTCTGATCGTGCCGCAGGTGGGGGGCTTGCGCGTCTTCACCGAGCTCGGCGCGATGGAGGTCGTGCCCAAGGAGATCTGCGTCATCCCGCGCGGCATGATCTTCCGCGTCGAACTGATGGACGGGACGGCACGCGGCTATGTCTGCGAGAACTACGGCGCGAAGTTCACCCTGCCGGATCGCGGGCCGATCGGCGCCAACTGCCTCGCCAATCCGCGCGACTTCAAGACGCCGGTGGCCTGGTACGAGGACGCGGAAAAGCCCTGCCGGCTGATCGTCAAGTGGTGCGGCACCTTCCACGCGACCGAGCTTGGCGCCTCGCCGCTCGACGTGGTCGCCTGGCACGGCAATTACGCGCCCTACAAATACGATCTCACCACCTATTCGCCGGTCGGCGCGATCCTCTTCGATCACCCCGACCCGTCGATCTTCACGGTGCTGACCGCGCCCTCGGGCGAGGAGGGAACCGCGAACATCGACTTCGTGATCTTCCCCGAGCGCTGGATGGTGGCCGAGCATTCGTTCCGCCCGCCCTGGTACCACCGCAACATCATGTCGGAGTTCATGGGGCTGATCTACGGGCGCTACGACGCCAAGGAAGAGGGCTTCGTGCCGGGCGGCATGAGCCTGCACAACATGATGCTGCCGCACGGACCGGATGCCGCCGGCTTCGAGAAGGCGAGCCGCGCCGATCTCAAGCCGGAAAAGCTTTCCGGCACGATGGCCTTCATGTTCGAAACCCGCTTCCCGCAGCATCTCACCCGCTTCGCGGCGGAGCTTGACACGCTGCAGGACACCTACATCGACTGCTGGGCCGATCTGAAGAAACGCTTCGACGGCACCCCCGAAGGCAACTGGGACTGA
- a CDS encoding MarR family winged helix-turn-helix transcriptional regulator, translating into MTDRLTLDRFLPYRLVRASDLVSQRFAALYKARYGISRPEWRTFAILGEVDGVTATEIGRRSTMHKTKVSRAVAALEARGWLIRQIDEADRRVEHLRLTPSGRKVYGELATLAHAFQAELAEDLGPAAEGLEAGLDAVEARLMSGDGAAQGDR; encoded by the coding sequence ATGACCGACCGTCTGACGCTGGACCGCTTTCTGCCCTATCGGCTGGTGCGCGCGTCCGATCTCGTGAGCCAGCGCTTCGCCGCGCTCTACAAGGCCCGCTACGGGATTTCGCGGCCCGAATGGCGCACCTTCGCGATTCTGGGGGAGGTGGACGGCGTCACCGCGACGGAGATCGGCCGGCGCTCGACCATGCACAAGACCAAGGTGAGCCGCGCGGTCGCCGCGCTGGAGGCGCGCGGCTGGCTGATCCGCCAGATCGACGAGGCGGACCGGCGCGTCGAGCATTTGCGCCTCACCCCGTCGGGGCGCAAGGTCTACGGCGAACTGGCAACGCTGGCGCACGCGTTCCAGGCGGAGCTTGCCGAGGACCTCGGGCCCGCGGCGGAGGGCCTCGAAGCCGGCCTCGATGCGGTCGAGGCGCGGCTGATGTCCGGCGACGGGGCGGCGCAGGGCGACCGCTGA
- the polA gene encoding DNA polymerase I, translating into MIRAMSNKPSSAPLSSGDHLILVDGSTFIFRAYHALPPLTRKSDGLPVGAVAGFCNMLWRLLQEGLTPEEGDEPTHMAVIFDYSAKTFRNDIYPEYKAQRPEPPEDLVPQFGLIREATRAFCVHCIEQEGFEADDLIATYARKAAAAGARVTIASGDKDLMQLIGPNVGMIDTMKNKVFGEAEVFEKFGVGPDKVIEVQALAGDSVDNVPGVPGIGLKTAALLVNEFGDLDTLLAQADTIKQKKRRENLIEFAEQARISKELVTLKDDVPVELPPEALAVAELDGTRTLAFLKAMEFSTLTRRVAETCGLEAADVEPAALKIPGWDAPDAKGRMVRDLPDPQSADVKSADTAGTGDAAGAETGGWRPQTVAEAAVEAAKDVTIDTGAYETVRDLERLEAWIAEAREIGHVAVDTETTSLNAMQAELVGVSLATAPGKACYIPLAHVEGEGDLLGGGALVEGQIPRDTALDALKPLLEDPGVLKIAQNLKYDWLVLKRHGIAVAPYDDTMLLSYALDAGKGGNGMDALAERWLGHTPIPFKEVAGSGKSMITFDKVAIDKATAYAAEDADVTLRLWQVLKPRLAAERMTTVYERLERPMVPVLARMEERGISIDRQMLSRLSGDFAQGMAALEDEIHALAGESFNIGSPKQLGDILFGKMGLPGGKKTKTGAWSTSASVLEDLAAEGHELPAKIVDWRQLSKLKSTYSDALPEYIHPTTKRVHTSYSLAATTTGRLSSSEPNLQNIPVRTEAGRKIRKAFVAEKGHKLLSADYSQIELRVLAHMADIDQLRQAFADGLDIHAMTASEMFGVPIEGMEPSVRRQAKAINFGIIYGISAFGLAAQLGISRGEASDYIKTYFERFPGIRDYMEDTKKFVHANGYVETIFGRRAHYPEVNTKNPNMRAFYERAAINAPIQGSAADILRRAMIRMEDRLSASRLDARMLLQVHDELIFEVPDDQVYATTELVKEVMSTAAEPAVTLKVPLQVDARAADNWDEAH; encoded by the coding sequence ATGATCCGCGCCATGTCGAACAAGCCCTCTTCCGCCCCCCTCAGCTCCGGCGACCACCTCATCCTGGTCGACGGCTCCACCTTCATCTTCCGCGCCTATCACGCGCTGCCGCCGCTGACGCGCAAGTCCGACGGGCTGCCGGTCGGCGCGGTCGCGGGCTTCTGCAACATGCTGTGGAGGCTGTTGCAGGAGGGCCTCACGCCGGAGGAGGGCGACGAGCCCACCCATATGGCGGTGATCTTCGATTATTCGGCCAAGACCTTCCGCAACGACATCTATCCCGAGTACAAGGCCCAGCGCCCGGAGCCGCCGGAGGATCTGGTGCCGCAGTTCGGTCTCATCCGCGAGGCGACCCGGGCCTTTTGCGTGCATTGCATCGAACAGGAAGGCTTCGAGGCCGACGATCTGATCGCCACCTACGCGCGCAAGGCGGCAGCCGCCGGCGCGCGGGTCACCATCGCGTCGGGCGACAAGGACCTGATGCAGCTGATCGGGCCGAATGTCGGCATGATCGACACGATGAAGAACAAGGTCTTCGGCGAGGCGGAGGTCTTCGAGAAGTTCGGCGTCGGCCCGGACAAGGTGATCGAGGTGCAGGCGCTCGCCGGCGACAGCGTCGACAACGTGCCGGGGGTGCCCGGCATCGGGCTGAAGACCGCCGCACTGCTGGTCAACGAGTTCGGCGATCTGGACACGCTGCTCGCCCAGGCCGACACCATCAAGCAGAAGAAGCGGCGGGAAAACCTGATCGAGTTCGCCGAGCAGGCGCGCATCTCGAAGGAGCTCGTCACGCTCAAGGACGACGTGCCGGTGGAGCTGCCGCCCGAGGCGCTCGCCGTCGCGGAGCTGGACGGAACGCGCACGCTCGCCTTCCTCAAGGCGATGGAATTCTCCACGCTGACGCGGCGGGTGGCGGAGACCTGCGGCCTGGAGGCCGCCGACGTGGAGCCGGCGGCACTCAAAATCCCGGGCTGGGATGCGCCCGACGCCAAGGGCCGCATGGTGCGCGACCTGCCCGATCCGCAATCGGCCGACGTCAAGTCCGCCGACACCGCCGGGACGGGCGACGCGGCGGGCGCAGAAACAGGCGGCTGGCGCCCGCAAACGGTGGCCGAGGCGGCGGTCGAGGCCGCCAAGGACGTCACGATCGACACCGGCGCCTATGAAACCGTGCGCGATCTGGAGCGTCTGGAAGCCTGGATCGCGGAGGCGCGCGAGATCGGCCATGTGGCCGTCGACACCGAAACCACCTCGCTCAACGCCATGCAGGCGGAACTCGTCGGCGTGTCGCTGGCAACCGCGCCGGGCAAGGCCTGTTACATTCCGCTCGCCCATGTGGAGGGCGAGGGCGATCTCCTGGGCGGCGGGGCGCTGGTCGAGGGGCAGATCCCGCGCGACACCGCGCTCGACGCGCTGAAGCCGCTGCTGGAGGACCCCGGCGTTCTCAAGATCGCGCAGAACCTGAAATACGACTGGCTGGTGCTGAAGCGCCACGGCATCGCCGTCGCGCCCTATGACGACACGATGCTGCTCTCCTATGCGCTCGACGCGGGCAAGGGCGGCAACGGCATGGACGCGCTCGCCGAACGCTGGCTCGGCCACACGCCGATCCCCTTCAAGGAGGTGGCGGGCTCGGGCAAGTCGATGATCACCTTCGACAAGGTGGCGATCGACAAGGCGACGGCCTATGCGGCCGAGGACGCCGACGTCACCCTGCGGCTGTGGCAGGTCCTCAAGCCCCGGCTGGCGGCGGAGCGCATGACCACCGTCTACGAGCGGCTGGAACGGCCGATGGTGCCGGTGCTCGCGCGCATGGAGGAGCGGGGCATCTCCATCGACCGGCAGATGCTGTCCCGGCTGTCGGGCGATTTCGCGCAAGGCATGGCGGCGCTGGAAGACGAGATCCACGCGCTCGCCGGCGAGAGCTTCAACATCGGCAGCCCGAAGCAGCTCGGCGACATCCTCTTCGGCAAGATGGGCCTGCCCGGCGGCAAGAAGACCAAGACCGGCGCCTGGTCGACCTCGGCCTCGGTGCTGGAGGATCTCGCCGCCGAGGGCCACGAGCTGCCGGCGAAGATCGTCGACTGGCGACAGCTGTCGAAGCTCAAGTCGACCTATTCGGATGCGTTGCCGGAGTATATCCACCCGACGACGAAGCGGGTGCACACCTCCTATTCGCTCGCCGCGACCACCACGGGCCGGCTGTCGTCGTCGGAGCCGAACCTGCAGAACATTCCGGTGCGCACGGAAGCCGGGCGCAAGATCCGCAAGGCCTTCGTGGCGGAAAAGGGCCACAAGCTGCTGTCGGCCGACTACAGCCAGATCGAGCTGCGCGTGCTCGCCCACATGGCCGACATCGACCAGCTCAGGCAGGCCTTCGCCGACGGGCTCGACATTCACGCGATGACCGCCTCGGAGATGTTCGGCGTGCCCATCGAGGGCATGGAGCCGAGCGTGCGCCGTCAGGCCAAGGCGATCAACTTCGGCATCATCTACGGGATTTCCGCCTTCGGGCTCGCGGCCCAGCTCGGCATCTCGCGCGGCGAGGCGTCGGACTACATCAAGACCTATTTCGAGCGCTTTCCCGGCATTCGCGACTACATGGAGGACACGAAGAAATTCGTGCATGCCAACGGCTACGTGGAGACCATCTTCGGCCGGCGCGCGCATTATCCGGAGGTCAACACCAAGAACCCGAACATGCGCGCCTTCTACGAGCGCGCGGCGATCAACGCGCCGATCCAGGGCTCGGCCGCCGACATCCTGCGCCGGGCCATGATCCGCATGGAGGACCGGTTGTCGGCCTCCAGGCTCGACGCGCGGATGCTGTTGCAGGTGCACGACGAGCTGATCTTCGAGGTGCCGGACGACCAGGTGTACGCCACGACGGAGCTGGTGAAGGAAGTCATGTCGACGGCCGCCGAACCGGCGGTCACCCTCAAGGTGCCGCTGCAGGTCGACGCCCGCGCCGCCGACAACTGGGACGAGGCGCACTGA
- a CDS encoding acyltransferase family protein, whose protein sequence is MTGQAGARVDWVDTAKGFCIVFVVMMHSTLGVQNAVGAEGWLGTVVAFAAPFRMPDFFMISGLFLARVIDRPWRGYLDRKLVHFFYFYVLWLTIQFAVKAPSMAAEIGYAGVLREYLFAYVQPFGTLWFIYMLPIMFVITKALRHAGVPWQAVLAGAILLQVAPIHTGSVLIDEFASRYVFFFAGYIFAERAFALAAWARANLPFGIAGLLAWGMANGLLVFNGYSELPGIALALGAAGGLAVIVLSALLTQLKLSKPLEYCGVNSIAIYLAFFFPMAASRIVLIKLGLVPDVGTLSAIVTAAGVIAPLVLLWMINRFDIGHFLFRRPAWARLEPAPDRQARPQAAE, encoded by the coding sequence ATGACCGGGCAGGCCGGGGCACGCGTGGACTGGGTGGATACCGCCAAGGGCTTCTGCATCGTCTTCGTGGTGATGATGCATTCCACCCTGGGGGTTCAAAATGCCGTCGGCGCCGAGGGGTGGCTCGGCACGGTGGTTGCCTTCGCCGCGCCGTTTCGCATGCCGGACTTCTTCATGATCTCGGGTCTCTTCCTGGCCCGCGTCATCGACCGGCCGTGGCGCGGCTATCTCGACCGCAAGCTCGTCCACTTCTTCTATTTCTATGTGCTGTGGCTGACGATCCAGTTCGCGGTCAAGGCGCCCTCCATGGCCGCCGAGATCGGCTATGCCGGCGTGCTGCGGGAGTATCTCTTTGCCTACGTCCAGCCCTTCGGCACGCTGTGGTTCATCTACATGCTGCCGATCATGTTCGTGATCACCAAGGCGCTGCGCCATGCCGGCGTGCCCTGGCAGGCGGTTCTCGCCGGCGCGATCCTGCTGCAGGTCGCCCCGATCCACACCGGCTCGGTTCTGATCGACGAATTCGCCTCGCGCTACGTCTTCTTCTTCGCCGGCTATATCTTCGCCGAGCGCGCCTTCGCGCTGGCCGCCTGGGCGCGCGCCAACCTGCCCTTCGGCATCGCCGGGCTGCTCGCCTGGGGCATGGCGAACGGCCTGCTCGTGTTCAACGGCTATTCCGAGCTGCCCGGCATCGCGCTGGCGCTCGGGGCCGCCGGCGGTCTGGCGGTCATCGTGCTGTCGGCGCTCCTGACCCAGCTGAAGCTGTCGAAGCCGCTGGAGTATTGCGGCGTCAATTCCATCGCGATCTATCTCGCCTTCTTCTTTCCCATGGCGGCCTCGCGCATCGTGCTGATCAAGCTCGGCCTCGTGCCGGACGTCGGCACGCTGTCGGCCATCGTGACGGCCGCCGGCGTCATCGCGCCGCTGGTGCTGCTGTGGATGATCAATCGCTTCGACATCGGCCATTTCCTGTTCCGCCGCCCGGCCTGGGCCCGGCTGGAGCCCGCGCCCGACAGGCAGGCGCGGCCGCAGGCGGCCGAGTAG
- a CDS encoding FxsA family protein gives MPVGLVILLLLIGLPLLEIAVFVQVGGEIGALATILLTVATALAGTIMLRLQGLSLLMRMRGEMDAGRVPGEDMMQGALMVVASLLLLIPGFVTDAVGLLLFVPPLRAAIARVAIRNARVTVVQAERRGRAGEPVVDLDADEWADVDRNRRPRDDGSPWITDDRPDTDDPSGPRSQPRD, from the coding sequence ATGCCCGTCGGACTTGTCATCCTGCTTCTTCTCATCGGCCTGCCGCTGCTGGAGATCGCCGTCTTCGTTCAGGTCGGCGGCGAGATCGGCGCGCTCGCCACCATCCTGCTCACCGTCGCCACCGCGCTCGCCGGCACGATCATGCTGCGGCTGCAGGGCCTTTCCCTGCTGATGCGCATGCGCGGCGAGATGGACGCGGGCCGGGTGCCGGGCGAGGACATGATGCAGGGCGCGCTGATGGTGGTGGCCAGCCTGCTGCTGCTCATTCCCGGCTTCGTCACCGATGCCGTCGGCCTGCTCCTGTTCGTGCCGCCGCTGCGCGCGGCGATCGCGCGCGTCGCCATCCGCAACGCCCGTGTCACGGTCGTCCAGGCGGAGCGCCGCGGCCGCGCGGGCGAGCCCGTCGTCGATCTCGACGCCGACGAATGGGCCGACGTCGACCGCAACCGGCGTCCGCGCGACGATGGCTCACCCTGGATCACCGACGACCGGCCGGACACGGACGACCCCTCCGGCCCCCGGTCACAACCTCGTGATTGA
- a CDS encoding Tim44/TimA family putative adaptor protein gives MGHMFDVTTLIFLVLAVVIFLRLRSVLGKRTGHERPPFDPYSARDREADRERPSGASDDNVVSLPGQGRPTGQEQPAAGTATIETVAPEGSALNDALRQILSADRSFDPQSFLQGARGAYEMIVTAFAAGDRKTLKNLLSKDVYEGFVAAISDRESRGETIESTFVGIEKADLVEAALKGTTAQVTVKFRSELISATRDSDGRIIDGDPNAVSDVTDIWTFARDTTSRDPNWRLVATESVE, from the coding sequence ATGGGTCACATGTTCGACGTCACCACTCTCATCTTTCTTGTTCTGGCGGTCGTGATCTTTTTGAGGTTGCGCAGCGTGCTCGGCAAGCGGACCGGCCACGAACGGCCGCCCTTCGATCCGTATTCGGCGCGCGACCGCGAGGCGGACCGGGAGCGTCCGTCGGGGGCGTCGGACGACAATGTGGTGTCCCTGCCCGGCCAGGGCCGCCCGACCGGCCAGGAGCAGCCGGCCGCCGGCACGGCGACCATCGAGACGGTCGCGCCGGAAGGCTCCGCCCTCAACGACGCGCTGCGCCAGATTCTGTCCGCCGACCGCTCCTTCGATCCGCAGTCGTTCCTGCAGGGCGCGCGCGGCGCTTATGAGATGATCGTCACCGCCTTCGCCGCCGGCGACCGCAAGACGCTCAAGAACCTCCTGTCGAAGGATGTCTACGAGGGCTTCGTCGCGGCGATCTCCGACCGCGAATCGCGCGGCGAGACCATCGAGTCCACCTTCGTCGGCATCGAGAAGGCGGATCTCGTGGAGGCCGCGCTGAAGGGCACCACGGCGCAGGTCACGGTGAAGTTCCGCAGCGAGCTGATTTCCGCCACCCGCGACAGCGACGGGCGCATCATCGACGGCGACCCCAATGCCGTCAGCGATGTCACCGACATCTGGACCTTTGCCCGCGACACGACCTCGCGCGATCCCAACTGGCGGCTGGTGGCGACCGAATCCGTCGAGTGA
- a CDS encoding MltA domain-containing protein: MTSAPTTAPTTAVAFSDLSGWTADDHRAALSALLRHCTAEREVFAPALCEAGHAASSAGTPDAARRFFEDWFAPHRVAADGFLTGYFEPEFRGSRTRDATHRTPLLMRPDALVAVTDANRPAGFPKDHAFALRTSDGGLEMPPDRGAIMDGALDGQGLELVWLADPVDAFYIHVQGSARIRLADGGSMRVGYAGKTGHPYTAIGRVMIERGLAEPGTVTMDVLRDWLAANPGEVDGVLRRNRSYIFFREVTEVGPDEGPVGAAGLPLVAGRSLAVDAGHHAYGTPIFVSARLPLADGTDARPFNRLMIAEDTGSAIVGPARGDVFFGSGALAGAMAGRIQHPAEMVVLLPRATPVDGPVDAGGAGADAPEAGR, translated from the coding sequence ATGACATCCGCCCCAACAACCGCCCCGACCACCGCCGTCGCCTTCTCCGATCTGTCCGGCTGGACCGCCGACGATCATCGCGCGGCGCTCTCGGCCCTGCTGCGCCATTGCACGGCGGAGCGCGAGGTCTTCGCGCCCGCGCTGTGCGAGGCCGGCCACGCCGCCTCGAGCGCCGGCACGCCCGATGCCGCCCGGAGGTTCTTCGAGGACTGGTTCGCGCCGCACCGGGTCGCGGCGGACGGGTTTCTCACCGGCTACTTCGAGCCGGAGTTTCGCGGATCGCGCACGCGCGATGCCACCCATCGCACGCCGCTGCTCATGCGTCCGGACGCGCTGGTCGCCGTCACCGACGCCAACCGGCCGGCCGGCTTTCCGAAGGATCACGCCTTCGCCCTGAGGACGTCCGACGGAGGCCTCGAGATGCCGCCGGATCGCGGGGCCATCATGGACGGGGCGCTCGACGGGCAGGGCCTCGAACTGGTCTGGCTCGCCGATCCGGTCGACGCCTTCTACATCCATGTCCAGGGTTCGGCCCGCATCCGGCTGGCGGACGGCGGTTCGATGCGCGTCGGCTACGCCGGCAAGACCGGCCATCCCTATACCGCCATCGGCCGGGTGATGATCGAGCGCGGGCTCGCCGAGCCGGGCACGGTCACCATGGACGTGCTGCGCGACTGGCTGGCCGCCAACCCGGGGGAGGTCGACGGCGTTCTGCGGCGCAACCGCTCCTACATCTTCTTTCGCGAGGTGACGGAGGTCGGCCCCGACGAAGGCCCCGTGGGCGCCGCCGGCCTGCCGCTTGTTGCCGGGCGCAGCCTCGCGGTCGACGCGGGCCATCACGCCTATGGAACGCCGATCTTCGTCTCCGCGCGGCTGCCGCTCGCGGACGGCACGGACGCCCGCCCCTTCAACCGGCTGATGATTGCCGAGGACACCGGGTCGGCGATCGTGGGACCGGCGCGCGGCGACGTCTTCTTCGGCTCCGGCGCGCTGGCCGGGGCCATGGCCGGGCGGATCCAGCATCCGGCGGAGATGGTCGTGCTCCTCCCGCGCGCCACGCCCGTTGATGGGCCCGTTGATGCGGGTGGGGCCGGCGCGGACGCACCGGAGGCCGGTCGATGA